Proteins from a genomic interval of Microbacterium esteraromaticum:
- a CDS encoding SatD family protein, whose amino-acid sequence MTVVAVIADIIGSRRLEDRTAAQRTFDETIARVESEHPLAEQPLRPTVGDEQQGVYGGLVEALTAVLLLQLALPDGAEFRFGLGVGSVTTVESAHRELADGPGWWAARDAIEFVHARQERALPSARSWIVGAPGQDEGMVALIAASNAYLMARDEIVVRMTARERRIAYGRFGGMSQRDLAEQEDVTQPSISKSLRSSGATALLEGLDALRGGLS is encoded by the coding sequence ATGACTGTCGTGGCAGTGATCGCTGACATCATCGGCTCGCGTCGCCTCGAAGACCGGACGGCGGCTCAACGCACGTTCGACGAGACGATCGCCAGAGTCGAGAGCGAGCATCCGCTCGCCGAACAACCGTTGCGGCCGACCGTCGGTGACGAGCAGCAGGGTGTCTACGGCGGCCTGGTCGAGGCGCTGACTGCGGTGTTGCTTCTGCAGCTCGCGCTTCCGGACGGGGCTGAGTTCCGGTTCGGTTTGGGCGTAGGGTCCGTCACCACCGTCGAGTCTGCGCATCGCGAACTCGCTGACGGGCCCGGATGGTGGGCGGCGCGCGATGCGATCGAGTTCGTGCACGCCCGACAGGAGCGGGCCCTGCCGAGCGCCCGCAGCTGGATCGTCGGTGCCCCGGGGCAGGATGAGGGCATGGTTGCTCTCATCGCCGCATCGAACGCCTATCTGATGGCCCGCGACGAGATCGTCGTGCGCATGACGGCGCGGGAGAGGCGCATCGCCTACGGCCGGTTCGGGGGCATGTCGCAACGAGACCTCGCCGAGCAGGAAGATGTGACGCAGCCGAGCATCTCGAAGTCACTGCGCAGCTCGGGGGCAACCGCGTTGCTGGAGGGGCTCGATGCGCTGCGAGGTGGCCTCTCGTGA
- the argH gene encoding argininosuccinate lyase, giving the protein MSATNGEGAHGTNEGSLWGGRFATGPSPELVELSRSTHFDWALALYDIAGSHAHAKALEAAGYLDAAEAEAMHAGLDRLAARVADGSLVAQPGDEDVHGALEQALIAEVGAELGGKLRAGRSRNDQIATLVRMYLRDHSRVIARDLLRVIDAIVAQAESHPNAIMPGRTHLQSAQPLLLAHHLQAHAWPLVRDLERLRDWMSRASVSPYGGGALAGSSLGLDPALVARELGLSGPAENSIDGTSARDVVAEFAYIAAQIGIDLSRFSEDIIIWNTREFGFVTLDDGFSTGSSIMPQKKNPDIAELARGKAGRLLGNLTGLLATLKGLPLAYNRDLQEDKEPVFDSVQTLEVLLPAFAGMVATMRFDTARMAELAPEGFSLATDVADWLVRKGVPFRDAHEVSGALVQACEERGTGLEDADDDLFAQVSPLLSPEVREVLTIEGSVASRAGVGGTAPVRVTEQRAELVARAQASAHALGL; this is encoded by the coding sequence ATGAGCGCGACGAACGGCGAGGGAGCGCACGGCACCAACGAGGGATCACTGTGGGGCGGACGCTTCGCCACGGGCCCCTCGCCGGAACTGGTCGAGCTGAGCCGCTCCACCCACTTCGACTGGGCGTTGGCGCTGTATGACATCGCGGGCTCCCACGCGCACGCCAAGGCGCTCGAAGCAGCCGGCTATCTGGATGCCGCCGAGGCCGAGGCGATGCACGCCGGACTCGACCGGCTGGCCGCTCGTGTGGCGGATGGCTCGCTCGTGGCGCAGCCCGGCGACGAGGACGTGCACGGTGCGCTGGAGCAGGCGCTGATCGCCGAGGTCGGGGCCGAGCTGGGCGGCAAACTGCGCGCCGGTCGTAGCCGCAACGACCAGATCGCCACGCTGGTGCGCATGTACCTGCGCGACCACTCCCGCGTGATCGCCCGCGACCTGCTGCGGGTGATCGATGCGATCGTCGCTCAGGCCGAGTCCCACCCGAACGCCATCATGCCGGGTCGTACGCACCTGCAGTCGGCGCAGCCGCTGCTGCTGGCCCACCACCTGCAGGCCCACGCCTGGCCGCTTGTGCGCGACCTCGAGCGACTGCGTGACTGGATGTCACGGGCATCCGTCTCGCCCTACGGCGGGGGAGCACTGGCCGGTTCGTCCCTGGGTCTTGACCCGGCGCTCGTGGCCAGAGAACTCGGCCTGTCGGGTCCTGCCGAAAACTCGATCGATGGGACGTCGGCGCGTGATGTCGTCGCCGAGTTCGCGTACATCGCCGCGCAGATCGGCATCGACCTGTCCCGGTTCTCTGAAGACATCATCATCTGGAACACGCGCGAGTTCGGCTTCGTCACGCTCGATGACGGCTTCTCGACCGGTTCGAGCATCATGCCGCAGAAGAAGAACCCCGATATCGCCGAGCTCGCGCGCGGCAAGGCGGGGCGTCTGCTCGGAAATCTCACGGGTCTGCTGGCGACGCTGAAGGGGCTTCCGCTGGCGTACAATCGGGATCTGCAGGAGGACAAGGAGCCGGTGTTCGACTCGGTGCAGACGCTGGAGGTGCTGCTGCCGGCGTTCGCGGGCATGGTCGCCACGATGCGTTTCGATACCGCGCGGATGGCGGAACTGGCCCCGGAGGGCTTCTCGCTGGCGACGGACGTGGCCGACTGGCTGGTGCGCAAGGGTGTGCCGTTCCGGGATGCGCACGAGGTCTCTGGCGCGCTGGTGCAGGCGTGCGAGGAGCGGGGGACCGGACTGGAGGATGCCGACGACGACCTGTTCGCGCAGGTCTCGCCGCTGCTCTCGCCCGAGGTGCGGGAGGTGCTGACGATCGAGGGATCGGTGGCGTCGCGTGCCGGGGTCGGCGGGACGGCACCCGTCCGGGTGACTGAGCAGCGGGCCGAGCTGGTGGCGCGCGCGCAGGCGTCGGCGCACGCCCTCGGCCTCTGA
- the argF gene encoding ornithine carbamoyltransferase, producing MTRHLLRDDDLTRAEQTEILDLALELKKDRWANKALAGPQTVAVIFDKSSTRTRVSFAVGIADLGGSPLIISTANSQLGGKETPSDTARVLERQVAAIVWRTYAQSGLEEMARGTRVPVVNALSDDFHPCQLLADLLTIREHKGELAGLTLTFFGDGRSNMAHSYLLAGVTAGMHVRIASPTSYAPRADVVAAAEARAAETGGSVTLLTDPREAALGADVVVTDTWVSMGKEEEKIIRLRELGGYKVTTEIMSLADPEAIFIHCLPADRGYEVDSEVIDGPQSVVWDEAENRLHAQKALLVWLLEKKTQATDAGASREGVAQ from the coding sequence ATGACCCGCCACCTGCTGCGCGATGACGACCTGACGCGCGCCGAGCAGACCGAGATCCTCGATCTCGCCCTCGAACTGAAGAAGGACCGCTGGGCGAACAAGGCCCTGGCGGGGCCCCAGACCGTCGCGGTCATCTTCGACAAGTCCTCGACCCGCACCCGCGTCTCGTTCGCGGTCGGGATCGCCGACCTCGGCGGCTCGCCGCTGATCATCTCGACCGCGAACAGCCAGCTCGGTGGCAAGGAGACGCCCTCCGACACCGCGCGCGTGCTCGAGCGTCAGGTGGCGGCGATCGTCTGGCGCACCTACGCGCAGTCGGGCTTGGAAGAGATGGCGCGCGGTACGCGCGTGCCGGTCGTCAACGCCCTGTCGGACGACTTCCACCCGTGCCAGCTGCTGGCCGACCTGCTCACGATCCGCGAGCACAAGGGTGAGCTGGCCGGGCTGACGCTGACGTTCTTCGGCGATGGGCGCAGCAACATGGCTCACTCGTACCTGCTCGCCGGTGTCACGGCGGGCATGCATGTGCGCATCGCTTCGCCCACCTCGTACGCCCCGCGCGCTGATGTCGTCGCCGCGGCCGAGGCCCGTGCCGCCGAGACCGGCGGGTCGGTCACACTGCTGACCGACCCGCGTGAGGCCGCGCTGGGCGCTGATGTCGTCGTCACCGACACCTGGGTGTCGATGGGCAAGGAGGAAGAGAAGATCATCCGCCTGCGCGAGCTCGGCGGATACAAGGTCACCACCGAGATCATGTCGCTGGCTGACCCCGAGGCGATCTTCATCCACTGCCTTCCCGCGGATCGCGGCTACGAGGTCGACTCCGAAGTGATCGACGGCCCGCAGAGCGTCGTCTGGGACGAGGCCGAGAACCGGCTGCACGCGCAGAAGGCGCTGCTTGTCTGGTTGCTGGAGAAGAAGACGCAGGCGACGGATGCTGGCGCGAGCCGCGAGGGAGTAGCCCAATGA
- a CDS encoding acetylornithine transaminase, which produces MTNWNDDAARDLMSLGGRLALLTRGEGSWVWDADDNRYLDFLGGIAVNCLGHAHPVFVEAVSAQAATLAHVSNYFATPPQLEIAARLKRLAGTGERGRVFLANSGTEANEMAIKLARLHGAQPSAGAGAARTRILVVEGAFHGRTMGALSLTPKAAYRDPFLPAVPDIVAVERTLESLEAAFAEGGVAAMIVEPIQGEAGVVELPEGFLARARALTTAHDALLILDEVQTGSGRTGEWFAFQREGVIPDAVTLAKSIGAGFPLGALITFASASDLFYPGTHNSTFGGNPLASAVANAVLGFVEDEHVLDNVNARGAQLRDGVAALPLVAGTTGAGLLIGIRLSASVAPAVAAAAQERGLIVNAPTPDVIRIAPAYTIGDTEVQEFLTRLGAALADVAATTTTPSEKP; this is translated from the coding sequence ATGACGAACTGGAACGACGACGCGGCACGCGATCTGATGAGCCTCGGCGGACGGCTCGCGCTGCTCACGCGCGGTGAGGGCTCCTGGGTGTGGGATGCCGACGACAACCGCTACCTGGACTTCCTCGGCGGCATCGCCGTGAACTGCCTCGGTCACGCGCACCCGGTGTTCGTGGAGGCGGTCTCGGCGCAGGCGGCAACGCTGGCGCATGTGTCGAACTACTTCGCCACGCCCCCTCAGCTCGAGATCGCCGCGCGCCTGAAGCGCCTGGCGGGAACCGGTGAGCGCGGCCGCGTATTCCTGGCGAACTCCGGTACCGAGGCCAACGAGATGGCGATCAAGCTCGCCCGGTTGCACGGTGCACAGCCGTCAGCGGGGGCGGGCGCTGCCCGCACGCGCATCCTCGTCGTCGAAGGAGCGTTCCACGGACGCACGATGGGCGCACTCTCGCTCACCCCGAAGGCCGCCTACCGCGACCCGTTCCTGCCGGCCGTGCCCGACATCGTCGCCGTGGAGCGCACGCTGGAGAGCCTGGAGGCGGCGTTCGCAGAGGGCGGTGTCGCCGCGATGATCGTCGAGCCCATCCAGGGCGAGGCCGGTGTGGTCGAGCTGCCCGAGGGCTTCCTCGCGCGTGCGCGCGCGCTCACGACAGCTCACGATGCGCTGCTGATCCTCGACGAGGTGCAGACCGGGTCGGGACGCACCGGTGAGTGGTTCGCCTTCCAGCGTGAGGGCGTGATCCCGGATGCCGTCACGCTCGCCAAGAGCATCGGCGCGGGCTTCCCGCTCGGCGCGCTGATCACGTTCGCCTCGGCGAGCGACCTGTTCTACCCGGGCACGCACAACTCGACCTTCGGCGGGAACCCGCTGGCCAGCGCGGTCGCCAACGCCGTGCTCGGCTTCGTCGAGGACGAGCACGTGCTCGACAACGTCAACGCGCGTGGCGCGCAGCTGCGCGACGGCGTCGCGGCCCTGCCGCTGGTTGCGGGCACTACCGGCGCGGGTCTGCTCATCGGCATCCGGTTGAGTGCCTCGGTTGCGCCCGCGGTCGCCGCCGCCGCTCAGGAACGCGGGCTGATCGTCAATGCGCCGACCCCCGATGTCATCCGCATCGCTCCCGCCTACACGATCGGCGACACCGAGGTGCAGGAGTTCCTCACCCGGCTCGGCGCAGCCCTCGCCGACGTCGCCGCCACCACCACGACACCCTCGGAGAAGCCATGA
- the argB gene encoding acetylglutamate kinase, with protein sequence MTDLQDTAPEEAAYKAATLIESLPWLKRFRDQIVVVKYGGNAMVSDELQEAFAQDIAYLRYVGVQPVVVHGGGPQISNMLDRLAIPSEFKGGYRVTSTEAISVVRMVLTGQINPTLVAKINSHGPIATGLSGEDAGLFGGRRRGIVLDGEEVDLGRVGDVVQVDPTPVLDHLAAGRIPVVSSIAPDLDHPGQSLNVNADAAAAALATALGARKLVILTDVAGLYADWPNRDSLVSHITATELTQMLPTLESGMIPKMRACLDAVESGVDAAAIIDGRVPHSVLVELFTSKGIGTEVVAG encoded by the coding sequence ATGACAGATCTGCAGGACACCGCCCCAGAGGAAGCCGCCTACAAGGCCGCCACCCTTATCGAATCGCTGCCGTGGCTCAAGCGCTTCCGCGATCAGATCGTAGTCGTCAAGTACGGCGGCAATGCGATGGTCAGCGACGAACTGCAAGAGGCGTTCGCGCAGGACATCGCCTACCTGCGGTACGTCGGCGTGCAGCCGGTGGTCGTGCACGGCGGCGGCCCCCAGATCTCGAACATGCTCGACCGGCTGGCCATCCCCAGTGAGTTCAAGGGCGGATACCGGGTCACCTCCACCGAGGCCATCAGCGTCGTGCGGATGGTGCTCACCGGGCAGATCAACCCCACACTGGTGGCGAAGATCAACTCGCACGGCCCGATCGCGACGGGACTGAGTGGTGAGGACGCCGGGCTGTTCGGCGGGCGTCGACGCGGCATCGTGCTCGACGGTGAAGAGGTCGATCTTGGCCGCGTCGGCGACGTGGTGCAGGTCGACCCGACACCGGTGCTCGACCACCTCGCGGCCGGTCGCATCCCCGTGGTCTCGTCGATCGCGCCCGACCTCGATCACCCCGGTCAGTCGCTGAACGTGAATGCGGATGCCGCGGCCGCGGCCCTGGCGACGGCTCTGGGGGCCCGCAAGCTGGTGATCCTCACCGATGTCGCCGGGCTCTACGCCGACTGGCCCAACCGTGATTCGTTGGTCTCGCACATCACGGCGACCGAGCTCACCCAGATGCTGCCCACGCTCGAATCGGGAATGATCCCGAAGATGCGCGCGTGCCTCGACGCGGTCGAGTCGGGGGTCGATGCGGCGGCGATCATCGACGGGCGGGTACCGCACTCGGTGCTCGTGGAACTGTTCACCAGCAAGGGAATCGGCACAGAGGTGGTCGCAGGATGA
- the argJ gene encoding bifunctional glutamate N-acetyltransferase/amino-acid acetyltransferase ArgJ, producing the protein MSVTAPQGFEAAGVATGLKSTGALDVAVVVNRGPRKIGAAVFTTNRAKANPIIWSQQVIADRIVEAIVLNSGGANCFTGAFGFQTTHQTAEKAAELLQVSAGDVLVCSTGLIGTGDEVFRGRVLDGVERGVAALSADGGQDAAAAIMTTDTVAKTASVTRSGWTIGGMAKGAGMLAPGLATMLVVLTTDADLEAVEADAALRRATGVTFDRLDSDGCMSTNDQVTLLANGATGIRPDLEEFTSALTEVCRELSQKLQQDAEGASHDITIVVTNAESEADAVEVGRSVARNNLFKAAIFGNDPNWGRVLAAIGTTDARFDPYDVDVSMNGVRVCSAGGPDRPREEVDLTPRATLVEIDLKTGDATATILTNDLTHDYVHENSAYAS; encoded by the coding sequence GTGAGTGTCACCGCACCCCAGGGCTTCGAGGCGGCCGGCGTCGCCACGGGGCTGAAGTCCACCGGAGCCCTCGACGTGGCCGTCGTCGTCAACCGCGGCCCGCGCAAGATCGGCGCGGCGGTGTTCACCACGAACCGCGCCAAGGCCAACCCGATCATCTGGTCGCAGCAGGTGATCGCCGATCGCATCGTTGAGGCGATCGTGCTCAACTCCGGCGGCGCGAACTGCTTCACCGGGGCCTTCGGGTTCCAGACCACGCACCAGACCGCCGAGAAAGCCGCCGAGCTGCTGCAGGTCAGCGCCGGAGATGTGCTGGTCTGCTCGACCGGGCTCATCGGCACCGGCGACGAGGTCTTCCGCGGTCGGGTTCTTGACGGCGTCGAGCGCGGCGTCGCCGCGCTGAGCGCAGACGGCGGTCAGGACGCCGCCGCGGCCATCATGACCACAGACACCGTCGCGAAGACCGCATCGGTGACGCGATCGGGCTGGACGATCGGAGGCATGGCCAAGGGCGCGGGGATGCTCGCACCGGGACTGGCCACCATGCTCGTCGTCCTCACCACCGACGCCGACCTCGAAGCGGTCGAGGCGGATGCTGCGCTGCGCCGGGCGACGGGGGTCACCTTCGACCGGCTCGATTCGGACGGCTGCATGTCGACCAACGATCAGGTGACGCTGCTGGCCAACGGTGCCACCGGCATCCGTCCCGACCTCGAAGAGTTCACATCGGCCCTGACCGAGGTCTGCCGTGAGCTGTCGCAGAAGCTCCAGCAGGATGCCGAGGGCGCCAGCCACGACATCACGATCGTCGTCACGAACGCCGAGAGCGAGGCCGACGCCGTCGAGGTCGGCCGATCGGTGGCGCGCAACAACCTCTTCAAGGCGGCGATCTTCGGTAACGACCCCAACTGGGGGCGGGTGCTCGCCGCGATCGGCACGACCGACGCGCGCTTCGACCCCTACGACGTCGATGTGTCGATGAACGGTGTGCGCGTCTGCTCCGCCGGTGGTCCCGACCGTCCGCGTGAAGAGGTCGACCTCACCCCGCGGGCGACGCTTGTCGAGATCGACCTGAAGACCGGCGACGCGACCGCGACGATCCTCACCAACGACCTGACCCACGACTACGTGCACGAGAACAGCGCCTACGCCTCATGA
- the argC gene encoding N-acetyl-gamma-glutamyl-phosphate reductase, protein MTYTVAVSGASGYAGGEILRLLAAHPDIEIRTVTAHSNAGQPLIEHQPHLRSLAHLTLQPTTPEVLAGHDIVFLALPHGQSGQYTDALGDTPLVIDAGADHRLTSQQAWDAFYGGHFHEPWAYGVPELLTATGKQREQLRGASRIAAPGCNASTVSLSLTPGVAAGVIDPSDIVTMLAVGPSGAGKSLKPHLLGSELLGTANPYAVGGTHRHIPEIRQALAAASGATPDSIRISFTPVLVPMARGILATSTAPIVEGVTDAQIRDAWEQAYGDETFVQLLPQGSFPRTADVLGANTALMGLAIDRAANRVTVVTAVDNLVKGTAGAAIQSMNLALGLPEGRALTVNGVAP, encoded by the coding sequence ATGACGTATACCGTCGCCGTCTCCGGCGCATCCGGCTACGCGGGGGGCGAGATCCTGCGGCTCCTCGCCGCACACCCCGACATCGAGATCCGCACCGTGACCGCGCATTCCAACGCCGGCCAGCCGCTCATCGAACACCAGCCGCACCTGCGCTCCCTGGCGCACCTGACGCTGCAGCCCACCACCCCCGAGGTGTTGGCCGGGCACGACATCGTGTTCCTCGCCCTGCCGCACGGCCAGTCCGGCCAGTACACCGACGCCCTCGGCGACACCCCGCTGGTGATCGACGCCGGTGCCGACCACCGGCTCACCTCGCAACAGGCCTGGGACGCCTTCTACGGCGGCCACTTCCACGAGCCGTGGGCGTACGGTGTGCCCGAGCTGCTCACGGCCACCGGAAAGCAGCGTGAGCAGCTGCGGGGCGCTTCGCGGATCGCGGCTCCCGGCTGCAACGCATCGACCGTCAGTCTGAGCCTGACCCCCGGCGTCGCCGCCGGAGTGATCGACCCGTCCGACATCGTCACGATGCTTGCCGTCGGCCCGTCCGGCGCCGGCAAGAGCCTCAAGCCCCACCTGCTGGGCAGCGAACTGCTCGGCACCGCCAACCCGTACGCCGTCGGCGGCACGCACCGGCACATCCCCGAGATCCGCCAGGCGCTCGCCGCGGCCTCGGGAGCCACGCCCGACAGCATCCGCATCTCGTTCACCCCCGTTCTCGTGCCGATGGCGCGTGGCATCCTCGCCACGTCCACCGCGCCGATCGTCGAGGGTGTGACCGACGCGCAGATCCGCGACGCGTGGGAGCAGGCCTACGGCGACGAGACCTTCGTGCAGCTGCTGCCGCAGGGATCGTTCCCGCGCACCGCTGACGTGCTCGGCGCCAATACCGCGCTGATGGGTCTGGCGATCGACCGGGCGGCCAACCGCGTCACGGTGGTCACCGCCGTCGACAACCTCGTCAAGGGCACCGCCGGCGCTGCCATCCAGTCCATGAATCTCGCGCTCGGCCTTCCCGAGGGCCGCGCGCTCACCGTGAACGGAGTAGCGCCGTGA
- a CDS encoding bifunctional hydroxymethylpyrimidine kinase/phosphomethylpyrimidine kinase, translating to MTYDLSIYLVTDPHLCGARGVVQTVRDAVDGGATIVQLRDKHADDDAIVDQLVTLSEVIDGRALLVVDDRVDAVLAARRRGARVDGVHVGQFDMPATEVRRLLGPDALVGLTANTPEHLAALRDLPAGTVDYIGAGVIRPTSTKPDHPAPLGIAGFAALAAQSPVPAVAIGGIRSDDVVPLRAAGAAGVAVVSQICAADDAHLATTVLRARWSGSAVPRVLSIAGSDPSGGAGIQADLKSIAANGGYGMAALTALTAQNTRGVREVHVPPVSFLRAQLDALADDIEIDAVKIGMLADAEVIATVDAWLDDNRPATVVLDPVMVATSGDRLLDERAEAALHRLARRADLLTPNIAELEVLAGRRVIGWDDALDAARDLAAAVDALVLVKGGHLDSDDAPDALVGAEGVISHFSGARIATTSTHGTGCSLSSAVATRRAAGADWSLAIADSRAWLRESLRAGAALGVGRGHGPVNHFAGLWQRGGLGTRPTADDVRAEWWAGIASIRHDIDALPFIRALADGTLDRATFLHYLEQDALYLREYARVLAEAARLAPTAAEQAFWAEGAHGAIAGELAMHASWLTPMTGVSAATFSADPTPVTTGYLDHLRATAFTGDYSTLIAAVLPCFWLYADLGERLHSGAFGPEPLDPAHPFASWLATYADPTFAVANAQAIAYVTAAAARSDDAQRSRMRRAFDLAAAHERAFFDLR from the coding sequence GTGACGTACGACCTGTCGATCTACCTGGTCACCGATCCGCACCTGTGCGGTGCGCGCGGTGTCGTGCAGACCGTCCGCGATGCGGTCGACGGCGGCGCCACCATCGTGCAGCTGCGCGACAAGCACGCGGACGACGACGCCATCGTCGACCAACTCGTCACCCTGTCCGAGGTCATCGACGGACGCGCGCTGCTCGTCGTCGACGACCGCGTCGACGCCGTTCTTGCCGCACGCCGCCGGGGAGCCCGCGTCGACGGGGTCCATGTGGGACAGTTCGACATGCCGGCGACCGAGGTGCGACGCCTGCTCGGGCCGGATGCCCTCGTCGGCCTCACCGCGAACACGCCGGAGCACCTGGCGGCGCTGCGCGACCTTCCGGCCGGGACGGTCGACTACATCGGTGCCGGGGTGATCCGTCCGACGAGTACGAAGCCCGATCACCCGGCACCGCTCGGCATCGCAGGCTTCGCCGCGCTCGCCGCGCAGAGCCCTGTTCCCGCCGTCGCGATCGGTGGCATCCGTTCGGATGACGTTGTACCGCTGCGCGCGGCAGGTGCCGCCGGTGTCGCCGTGGTGTCGCAGATCTGCGCGGCCGACGACGCGCACCTCGCGACCACCGTGCTGCGCGCGCGGTGGAGCGGCTCCGCGGTTCCCCGGGTGCTGAGCATCGCCGGCAGCGACCCCTCCGGGGGTGCCGGCATCCAGGCCGACCTGAAATCCATCGCCGCCAACGGCGGCTACGGCATGGCAGCACTGACCGCACTCACGGCGCAGAACACACGCGGCGTGCGCGAGGTGCACGTCCCGCCGGTGTCGTTCCTGCGTGCGCAACTCGACGCGCTCGCCGACGACATCGAGATCGATGCGGTGAAGATCGGGATGCTCGCGGATGCCGAGGTGATCGCCACGGTGGACGCCTGGCTGGACGACAACCGTCCGGCGACCGTCGTGCTCGATCCGGTCATGGTCGCCACCTCCGGCGACCGTCTGCTCGATGAGCGCGCGGAGGCGGCACTGCACCGCCTCGCGCGGCGGGCCGACCTGCTCACCCCGAACATCGCCGAACTCGAGGTGCTGGCCGGACGGCGGGTCATCGGGTGGGACGACGCGCTCGATGCGGCGCGCGACCTCGCGGCAGCCGTCGATGCCCTGGTGCTCGTCAAGGGCGGGCACCTCGACAGCGACGACGCACCCGACGCCCTCGTCGGAGCGGAAGGCGTGATCTCCCACTTCTCCGGTGCGCGCATCGCCACCACCAGCACACACGGCACCGGTTGCTCGCTCTCATCCGCTGTGGCCACGCGCCGTGCGGCAGGGGCCGACTGGTCGCTCGCGATCGCCGACTCTCGCGCCTGGCTGCGCGAGTCGCTGCGCGCAGGAGCGGCGCTCGGCGTCGGGCGCGGTCACGGGCCGGTCAACCACTTCGCCGGCCTCTGGCAACGCGGCGGGCTCGGCACGCGACCGACCGCCGATGACGTGCGCGCCGAATGGTGGGCCGGTATCGCGAGCATCCGTCACGACATCGACGCGCTGCCATTCATCCGCGCACTCGCCGACGGCACGCTCGATCGGGCGACATTCCTGCACTACCTGGAGCAGGACGCGCTGTACCTGCGTGAGTACGCGCGGGTGCTCGCCGAAGCTGCGCGCCTCGCACCCACTGCGGCGGAACAGGCGTTCTGGGCTGAGGGCGCACACGGCGCGATCGCCGGTGAGCTGGCCATGCACGCCTCGTGGCTCACACCGATGACCGGGGTGTCGGCGGCCACGTTCTCGGCCGATCCCACCCCCGTCACGACCGGCTATCTGGACCACCTGCGTGCGACGGCGTTCACCGGCGACTACTCGACCCTGATCGCGGCGGTGCTGCCGTGCTTCTGGCTGTACGCCGACCTCGGCGAACGCCTGCACAGCGGTGCCTTCGGGCCGGAGCCCCTCGATCCGGCGCATCCGTTCGCCTCGTGGCTGGCGACATATGCCGACCCGACGTTCGCGGTCGCCAACGCGCAGGCCATCGCGTACGTCACCGCAGCAGCCGCCAGATCAGATGATGCGCAGCGGTCGCGCATGCGCCGAGCGTTCGACCTGGCCGCCGCGCACGAACGGGCCTTCTTCGATCTTCGGTGA
- the thiM gene encoding hydroxyethylthiazole kinase, which translates to MNDRLRPSARIPAAAAELLREVRRTPPLTQCITNTVVTGFTANVLLATGAAPAMVGIVGESGIFAGIADALLVNLGTPPPEQRAAMSEAVRGANTAGTPWVLDPVAIGALPVRTALAAELVAQHPTAVRGNASEILALAGTGAGGRGVDAVDAPDAAMEAARTIAARWGSVVAVSGATDLITDRERVIRIANGDPLLTRVTGGGCALGAVMAAFLGAARATGADAMTAVAAATLVYTVAAERAAKVAAGPGSFAVAFIDALAAVEADDLLRDARIEEDAR; encoded by the coding sequence ATGAACGATCGTCTGCGCCCATCCGCCCGTATTCCGGCCGCCGCCGCCGAGCTGCTGCGCGAGGTGCGCCGAACACCTCCGCTGACCCAGTGCATCACCAACACCGTGGTCACGGGGTTCACGGCCAATGTGCTTCTGGCGACGGGGGCGGCACCCGCGATGGTCGGCATCGTCGGCGAGTCCGGGATCTTCGCCGGTATCGCCGATGCGCTGCTGGTGAACCTCGGCACTCCGCCGCCCGAGCAGCGCGCGGCCATGTCCGAGGCGGTGCGCGGCGCGAACACGGCGGGTACGCCGTGGGTGCTCGACCCGGTCGCGATCGGAGCACTCCCCGTGCGGACGGCACTCGCCGCCGAGCTGGTCGCCCAGCATCCGACGGCCGTGCGCGGCAACGCGAGTGAGATCCTCGCCCTGGCCGGCACCGGTGCCGGCGGACGGGGCGTCGACGCCGTCGACGCCCCGGATGCCGCCATGGAGGCGGCCCGTACGATCGCCGCACGGTGGGGGAGCGTGGTGGCGGTCTCGGGTGCCACCGACCTGATCACCGACCGTGAACGGGTGATCCGGATCGCCAACGGCGACCCGCTGCTCACGCGCGTCACCGGGGGAGGGTGCGCGCTCGGAGCCGTCATGGCCGCCTTCCTCGGCGCGGCCCGAGCAACCGGGGCCGACGCCATGACGGCGGTGGCTGCGGCGACCCTCGTCTACACCGTCGCCGCCGAGCGCGCGGCCAAGGTCGCCGCGGGCCCCGGCAGCTTCGCCGTCGCATTCATCGACGCGCTCGCGGCGGTCGAGGCAGACGATCTGCTGCGCGACGCCCGGATCGAGGAGGACGCACGGTGA